A genomic region of Methanothermobacter thermautotrophicus str. Delta H contains the following coding sequences:
- a CDS encoding ABC transporter ATP-binding protein, with translation MDEHDISTRDPCGPGGSMIEVESVSKSFGRIRALDNLSFSVAEGELMGIIGHNGAGKTTAIRIIAGILHPDSGTVRVGGHDVTEDPLSVKSMIGYLPEEPNLYERFRAGDLLRYFGELYGVPRDVLDDRIAELLELVGMTDRAMDPINTFSKGLRQRIGIARALIHDPPIIIFDEPTMGLDPATAFSIREFIRDLKGSKTMILCTHYMEEAEYLCDRVAIINQGRILDIGTPDELKSKIRGDLVLEVKVRDISSVGEGDLMMIPGVKSVEVDGSTLRVSLENRGAISGVIMELGANVSGVNTREATLNDVFIESLRGSG, from the coding sequence ATGGATGAACATGATATCTCTACGAGGGACCCATGTGGTCCGGGAGGCTCCATGATAGAGGTTGAATCTGTGAGTAAAAGTTTTGGGAGGATCAGGGCCCTTGATAACCTGAGCTTCAGTGTGGCTGAGGGTGAGCTCATGGGTATCATCGGCCACAACGGGGCCGGTAAGACCACGGCCATACGTATAATAGCTGGCATACTTCACCCTGACTCCGGGACCGTCAGGGTGGGGGGCCATGACGTCACAGAGGACCCCCTCAGTGTCAAGTCCATGATAGGTTACCTTCCAGAGGAGCCCAACCTCTACGAGCGCTTCAGGGCAGGGGACCTCCTCCGATACTTTGGTGAACTCTACGGTGTCCCCAGGGATGTGCTTGATGACAGGATAGCTGAGCTCCTTGAACTGGTTGGTATGACCGATAGGGCCATGGACCCCATCAACACCTTCTCCAAGGGCCTCAGGCAGAGGATAGGTATAGCCAGGGCCCTGATACATGACCCCCCCATCATAATATTCGATGAACCAACCATGGGACTTGATCCTGCAACCGCATTCTCAATAAGGGAGTTCATAAGGGACCTGAAGGGATCAAAGACCATGATACTATGCACCCACTACATGGAGGAGGCTGAGTACCTCTGTGACCGGGTTGCAATAATAAACCAGGGCCGGATACTGGATATTGGAACACCTGATGAACTGAAATCAAAGATCCGGGGGGACCTGGTCCTTGAGGTGAAGGTGAGGGACATTTCCTCTGTAGGTGAGGGCGATCTCATGATGATCCCTGGTGTAAAATCCGTTGAAGTTGATGGCAGCACACTCAGGGTGTCCCTTGAAAACCGGGGAGCCATATCGGGTGTTATAATGGAACTCGGGGCCAACGTATCAGGGGTTAACACCCGGGAGGCCACACTAAACGATGTTTTTATAGAGAGCCTCAGGGGGTCAGGATGA
- a CDS encoding ABC transporter permease produces the protein MNLLKVAKWELRSTLRSRKFLFIFLFQIAVLILTLFMFSGFTDVLESGEALTPSLTGFAELGVIDPSGLIQGQLNPDVLDIREGGDAGSVLVVDNFTGIPLNATLYLDYSDPRRSVVRDEVEAAVERASSLISEEFVKSPGPDPEVREETRGEPLPVQLVTRVMVSILLFLPVFLFGNLVVDSIVGEKERKTGEALLAMPVRRSEIILGKCLSVITVLALQIGVWMILILASGFHMVNPLGAYFTVVASSAPVVGLTALISVYARNYREAGIGITLAYIISAAYLIAPALAYMAGSSGSVSPMTLTIKMISGQAWGLPTSFLQPSQSLYSASYSMALQSGCSGGMMWYSVPDQVY, from the coding sequence ATGAATCTCCTCAAGGTGGCAAAATGGGAACTGAGGAGCACGCTGAGAAGCCGGAAGTTCCTCTTCATATTCCTGTTCCAGATAGCGGTCCTGATTTTAACACTGTTCATGTTCAGTGGATTCACAGATGTTCTGGAGAGTGGTGAAGCCCTCACACCATCCCTCACCGGATTTGCAGAGCTCGGTGTCATTGATCCCTCCGGCCTGATCCAGGGACAGCTTAACCCTGACGTCCTTGATATTCGTGAGGGAGGGGATGCTGGATCCGTGCTGGTGGTTGACAACTTCACCGGCATACCTCTCAATGCAACCCTCTACCTTGACTACTCGGATCCCAGGAGGAGCGTGGTGCGGGATGAAGTTGAAGCCGCTGTTGAACGGGCCTCCAGCCTGATATCAGAGGAGTTTGTGAAATCGCCTGGTCCCGACCCGGAGGTCAGGGAGGAGACCCGTGGGGAGCCGCTCCCGGTTCAGCTTGTGACAAGGGTGATGGTTTCAATCCTCCTCTTCCTCCCGGTTTTCCTCTTCGGTAACCTTGTTGTGGACAGTATCGTGGGTGAGAAGGAGCGGAAGACCGGGGAGGCCCTCCTTGCCATGCCGGTCAGGCGTTCAGAGATCATCCTCGGTAAGTGCCTCTCGGTGATCACTGTACTTGCCCTCCAGATCGGTGTATGGATGATTCTCATCCTGGCCTCGGGGTTCCATATGGTCAACCCCCTGGGCGCCTATTTCACAGTTGTTGCCTCATCGGCTCCGGTTGTGGGGCTCACCGCCCTCATATCTGTCTATGCAAGGAACTACCGTGAGGCTGGTATAGGGATAACCCTGGCTTACATCATATCTGCAGCGTACCTCATTGCCCCGGCCCTGGCCTACATGGCAGGTTCATCAGGTTCAGTTTCACCCATGACACTCACAATAAAGATGATATCGGGCCAGGCCTGGGGGCTGCCGACATCATTCCTCCAGCCATCTCAATCCTTGTACTCAGCATCATATTCTATGGCCTTGCAGTCAGGCTGTTCGGGAGGGATGATGTGGTATTCGGTCCCAGACCAGGTATACTGA
- a CDS encoding ABC transporter permease — protein MKLKALALKEARDIFSNRIYMLLILVQVIIILGAYGLAIVSSVAADPQLIERWGGSGFLKVGVVDGDGLLTEGLEREGLSVREFSDIESARKSLGSEVVAIVYLSGGDVRIEADTSSVFYTIMSERLQGAASWYISQKRFRESGLPAGTIQALEEPVKLKVVPIRREDYRPLALESSYFVEIMYGFILPFVVFLPFFLGSNMVTDSVVGEKERKTFEVLLMVPLSETMIILGKILPSLVFSFIQSMLWLGLLVLLRVPVYNMPLLALLLLITGLGFIGVGLFISILADSTKEANSAITVVLFFATFILFVPLFMDMGALNPLIRFIPSLLIVKMSSGPHLDPGIIYDMVPSTVFSVLIFLAAVVSFRREGVIRL, from the coding sequence ATGAAACTGAAAGCACTGGCACTTAAGGAGGCCCGTGATATATTCTCCAACAGGATCTACATGCTTCTCATCCTCGTTCAGGTCATAATAATACTGGGGGCCTATGGACTCGCCATTGTGAGCTCGGTTGCTGCCGACCCCCAGCTGATAGAGAGGTGGGGTGGTTCAGGTTTCCTGAAGGTCGGTGTGGTTGATGGTGACGGGCTCCTCACTGAGGGCCTTGAAAGGGAGGGTCTCAGTGTAAGGGAATTCAGTGACATTGAGAGCGCCAGGAAGAGCCTTGGATCAGAGGTTGTGGCCATCGTCTACCTGAGTGGAGGAGACGTGAGGATAGAGGCCGACACCTCCAGCGTGTTCTACACAATCATGAGCGAAAGGCTTCAGGGCGCAGCTTCATGGTATATAAGTCAGAAAAGGTTCAGGGAGTCTGGACTCCCGGCCGGGACAATCCAGGCCCTTGAGGAACCTGTGAAGCTTAAGGTTGTCCCCATCAGGAGGGAGGACTACAGGCCCCTTGCCCTTGAGAGCTCCTACTTTGTGGAGATAATGTACGGCTTCATCCTCCCCTTCGTTGTCTTCCTCCCCTTCTTCCTGGGGAGCAACATGGTAACGGACAGTGTCGTGGGAGAGAAGGAGCGGAAGACCTTTGAGGTGCTGCTCATGGTACCCCTCTCCGAGACCATGATAATCCTCGGTAAGATACTGCCATCACTGGTATTCTCATTTATCCAGAGCATGCTCTGGCTTGGACTCCTGGTCCTTCTGAGGGTACCTGTGTATAACATGCCATTACTGGCCCTTCTCCTCCTCATTACAGGTCTTGGATTCATTGGTGTGGGTCTGTTCATATCAATCCTTGCAGACAGCACAAAGGAGGCCAACTCAGCAATTACCGTTGTACTCTTCTTTGCAACCTTTATCCTCTTTGTGCCGCTCTTCATGGATATGGGTGCCCTCAACCCCCTAATAAGGTTCATACCCAGCCTGCTAATTGTTAAAATGTCATCAGGACCCCACCTGGACCCCGGGATTATCTATGACATGGTACCATCTACAGTTTTCTCGGTGCTCATATTCCTGGCAGCCGTTGTCTCCTTCAGAAGGGAGGGCGTTATAAGGCTCTGA
- a CDS encoding diacylglycerol/polyprenol kinase family protein, with protein MKYRREFFRQLIHATGIVFVILAGYLDTTSMIILSLAAAICGEIIFQLDRRFYLPFFSVILRGCRRDDTERGFIYYFIGMTLTYSLFGFNMAVANAAIIILTLGDSLSTIIGRRFGKHPIPLKHDKSIEGSAAFLAAGFLGSLFFVEPIHALTGAITGMLVEAYTPVEDNIVIPLVVGAILLI; from the coding sequence TTGAAATACCGGAGGGAATTCTTCAGGCAGCTGATACATGCAACCGGCATAGTCTTCGTGATCCTTGCAGGCTACCTGGACACCACCTCCATGATAATCCTCTCCCTTGCAGCAGCCATATGTGGGGAGATCATATTCCAGCTTGACAGGAGATTCTACCTGCCCTTCTTCTCAGTAATCCTGAGGGGCTGCAGAAGGGATGATACTGAGAGGGGCTTCATTTACTATTTCATTGGCATGACCCTCACCTATTCCCTCTTTGGATTCAACATGGCTGTGGCCAATGCAGCCATCATCATACTGACACTCGGAGATTCACTATCAACCATAATCGGGAGGAGGTTCGGGAAACACCCCATCCCACTTAAACATGATAAGAGCATTGAGGGGTCAGCAGCATTCCTTGCAGCAGGATTCCTGGGGTCCCTTTTCTTCGTTGAACCCATACATGCCCTCACAGGCGCCATCACAGGCATGCTGGTGGAGGCATACACACCGGTGGAGGATAATATAGTCATCCCCCTTGTGGTGGGGGCTATTCTACTGATTTAA
- the purL gene encoding phosphoribosylformylglycinamidine synthase subunit PurL, with translation MVLTDSEMEFIRKELGRDPNPLEYGMLDVMFSEHCSYKSSRPVLGLFPTEGEDVIIGPGDDAGVVEITDELALVIGIESHNHPSAIEPYGGAGTGIGGILRDIISMGAMPVALLDSLRFGYLEDQKSRYLFEHVVRGISDYGNRVGVPTVAGEVEFDENFQLNPLVNVMCAGLVPKNDIKRGIAPRPGDVFLLMGGRTGRDGIHGVTFASEELTSSSELEDRPAVQVGDPFTKKMVMEASFEIMDEIEVSGVKDLGGGGLTCCISELVAKCDNGARVSLEAIPLREEGMTPYEIMLSESQERMIFVMAPDDVEAAMEICRKYELPAAVIGEVTDTGRMIVESEGEVIADLPAKLLADPPVVEREARKPQLPEGQVEVKHPPLKDTLLKLISSPNIASKRWVYRQYDHEVQIRTVVKPGDDAAVLRVDGTTGVALTVDCNSIHTKLDPYGGGAASVGEAIRNVVSMGAWPVCIVDCLNFGNPEKPEVFWQFRECVRGMADMAETFSTPVISGNVSFYNETEGVTVNPSPVVGVAGKLSLDSIKTLDFKDEGEEIVVIGETGPELGASEYLRTVHGIVDGKPPETDLKAEFEAAKAVKEIIDGSGNKVTAVHDCSAGGIAVAVAEMAIKSGIGARIDPMKIPGRFRNIHEALFSESNGRYIMTVRGSARDILGGLDVPWAVIGTTGGRTLEFGDVALDISELDDAYHGVIEAYMST, from the coding sequence ATGGTTTTAACCGATTCTGAAATGGAATTTATAAGGAAGGAGCTTGGGAGGGACCCCAACCCCCTCGAGTACGGGATGCTGGATGTCATGTTCTCGGAGCACTGCTCCTACAAGAGCAGCCGACCGGTCCTGGGCCTCTTCCCTACAGAGGGCGAGGATGTCATAATCGGCCCGGGTGATGATGCAGGTGTTGTGGAGATAACCGATGAACTGGCACTGGTCATCGGAATTGAAAGTCACAACCACCCCTCAGCCATAGAACCCTATGGTGGCGCAGGTACAGGTATAGGGGGCATATTAAGGGATATAATCTCAATGGGGGCCATGCCGGTGGCTCTCCTGGACTCACTCCGTTTCGGATACCTTGAGGACCAGAAGTCAAGGTACCTCTTTGAGCACGTTGTCAGGGGAATATCAGACTACGGGAACCGTGTGGGCGTACCAACAGTTGCTGGCGAGGTCGAATTCGATGAAAACTTCCAGCTGAACCCCCTCGTAAATGTTATGTGCGCGGGACTTGTACCTAAGAATGATATAAAGCGGGGAATCGCCCCCCGCCCCGGCGACGTCTTCCTCCTCATGGGGGGAAGGACAGGAAGGGACGGGATACATGGGGTCACCTTCGCATCCGAGGAGCTCACAAGTTCCTCTGAACTCGAGGACCGCCCCGCGGTCCAGGTGGGGGATCCCTTCACAAAGAAGATGGTCATGGAGGCAAGCTTCGAGATAATGGATGAGATAGAGGTCTCAGGAGTCAAGGACCTTGGAGGGGGAGGTCTGACCTGCTGCATCTCCGAACTGGTCGCCAAGTGTGACAACGGTGCAAGGGTCAGCCTCGAGGCCATACCACTGCGGGAGGAGGGGATGACCCCCTATGAGATCATGCTATCAGAGTCACAGGAGCGCATGATCTTCGTGATGGCACCAGATGATGTTGAGGCTGCAATGGAAATCTGCAGGAAATATGAGTTACCAGCAGCGGTTATAGGTGAGGTTACAGACACAGGCAGGATGATCGTTGAGAGCGAGGGCGAGGTCATAGCTGATCTACCAGCAAAGCTCCTGGCGGACCCTCCAGTGGTTGAGAGGGAAGCCAGAAAGCCCCAGCTACCGGAGGGACAGGTGGAGGTTAAGCATCCCCCCCTTAAGGACACACTCCTGAAGCTGATATCATCACCAAACATTGCAAGCAAGCGCTGGGTTTACAGGCAGTACGACCATGAGGTCCAGATAAGGACCGTCGTAAAACCAGGGGACGATGCAGCCGTCCTGAGGGTTGATGGCACAACAGGGGTTGCACTCACCGTCGACTGCAACAGCATCCACACGAAGCTCGACCCCTACGGTGGAGGCGCGGCCTCGGTCGGGGAGGCCATAAGGAACGTTGTATCAATGGGGGCCTGGCCTGTCTGCATAGTTGACTGCCTCAACTTCGGCAACCCAGAGAAGCCTGAGGTATTCTGGCAGTTCAGGGAATGTGTGAGGGGCATGGCTGATATGGCAGAAACCTTCAGCACCCCCGTTATAAGTGGTAACGTGAGCTTCTACAATGAGACAGAGGGCGTCACCGTGAACCCATCCCCTGTGGTGGGTGTGGCAGGTAAACTATCCCTTGATAGCATAAAGACCTTGGACTTCAAGGACGAGGGGGAGGAGATAGTGGTCATCGGGGAAACAGGGCCGGAACTGGGCGCATCAGAGTACCTGAGGACAGTTCATGGTATCGTGGATGGAAAACCCCCTGAAACAGATCTTAAGGCAGAGTTTGAAGCTGCAAAGGCAGTTAAGGAGATAATCGACGGGTCCGGAAATAAGGTGACAGCGGTCCATGACTGCTCAGCCGGGGGAATAGCTGTGGCAGTGGCTGAGATGGCCATAAAGTCAGGCATCGGGGCCAGGATAGACCCCATGAAGATCCCTGGCAGATTCAGGAACATCCACGAGGCCCTCTTCTCAGAGTCCAATGGAAGGTACATAATGACCGTGAGGGGATCAGCCAGGGACATACTGGGCGGGCTGGATGTCCCATGGGCTGTTATTGGAACCACCGGCGGCAGGACCCTTGAATTCGGCGATGTGGCCCTGGACATCTCGGAACTTGATGATGCCTATCACGGCGTGATTGAGGCATACATGTCCACATAG